ACGCATTGCATGGGTTTGCGACTAGTTAGTTTAAAACGTATGACACTCATCAAAGTGAGGAACACGAAAGGAAATTCTTGATGATTCTACAACACAAGCTTTGATACGACACGTAAATGTTTTCTTTTGGTTGTTAGATTATCAACAACCATAATATAAATTCTAAGATCTTGAATTATCATGATTTCACAATTacacaaattaattataaagcTTACCTTGATCCATTGctgaaattttcttaatatcAAGTCTTAGTGTAAAAGGCACTTAATTCTTATAGAATTGGTTTCTCTCTCTTgaccttcttttctctttaactATTCAGTGTGTCTAATGAGGTAGATGAATGTCTCTTTGTAGGTAGAGAAATGATCAAATTCTTTGTATCTATAACCTCCACTTGCCCATCAAAGTTGGAGTTAACTTAGGAAATTTACTTCTTCATTAACCAATATTTTAAGGACATGTAACATCTTATTAAACCATAACGTATACGAAATTATCAAATGAATACATTATCAAATGAGACAATTTATTCTTACATACCAAGGACAAAttcatcaacaacaaaaaaaaagataaccaaGGATGCTACATTAGATGTGATGCTTAATTTTCTAAGCAACAGGTACTACACAAACACGAAACTTTGATAGTTTTTCGAAAACCTTCTTCTAAGACTCAACCAAACACCTAGCTTATTGCCAAGGATGTCCTCCACCTCATCCATTTCGCCGTTGACGGTTGCCTCCACCTCCTCCATTTTGACCACGAGGAAAGCCTCCACCTTGTGGAGGAGGAACCCGTTGACGGTTGCCTCCACCTCCTCCATTTTGACCACGAGGTAAGCCTCCACCTTGTGGAGGAGGAACCCGTTGACGGTTGCCTCCACCTCCATTTTGACCACAAGGAAAGCCTCCATCTCGTGGGGGAGGAGGAACACGATTGCGGTTACATACATTTTGTAGCACAagtataaacatataaataaaaaatatatatactacgATATCCAAGATAGACgtagtatgtttttttttcgAAGGggcctggaaaaaaaaaagtcaacccGGATTAAAGATGTGAATTGTTCAAGAATACTAACTATGTAGTATAATGCATCAAAAAATAACAGATGTAGAAAATGttggaaaataaattaaggggGTAATACAATGAAAGAACAAAGTGATTCAGTAAGtcaacaaaaaaactaatgacTTGGAGGCACAATCTATCCTCAGACAAAATTTTCCCTCACCCAAGAATTGCTAAAAGGTAACAAGAAATTTGTCCCCAAGATACAACCAAATTTATTGAGTTCTACAAATAGCAATTTTAGAAAAGACTTACACGATTTATAGTGTTTCTTAAGAAAGTTTTAGGAATTAAAGATATTGAAAATGAGAGTTACAAGCATTTGTATACTATGGGTAAAGTGTTATATCCGTCAAAAAATAGTTTCCAATGTTTacataaatgtttttatttcaagTGGTACAACTTTTGGCTTAATAACTGCCAAATTCGTAAATTCTACATAATCTCATATAGCACTCATTCGTCCAAGTGTTGTACAAATTAACTTTCAAGAAATTTTGATGTAAAAGAACCTTGAAATCTTGTAAGTCTTGCATAGAACTCCCGTATAATCCAAGATTGtctaaactttatttttcacttgATTACCATTGCTTCTATCAATCTACCTTCTAAAGGGGAATTaaaacttttcacataaaaattGGGATTAAACATCATTTCATCTTAGTGTTGTCTCTTTCTTCTTAGTGAAGAGACTGCGGACGTTCTCTCCTTTTCTCTCAACTCGTTCTCCCTCTAATTCCTTTTTCTCATCAATTCCCATTCCTTCTTCTATTTTCAAGATCTACTCTTATTTCTTATCGGCCTGAATGTTATCTTAAATAGTCATTCTATGAAGATATCCCACTATGGAAGAAGATCCAATTGATTCAATCACTGCTCAGGCATCTAAGCTTATCtggctaaaaaataaaatcagcctAGATGTAGTTCCTTCTTCCAAAGAATCTTCTAAGCTTCTACTTATTAGGAAGATCCTTTCCAAAAAATCTTTCCCTAAGACCCTTGtcaaagagatttttttttttttttttatacaagatagaatttccactctagcctaatctaaatgtatatatgtgtgaagctccctcctagagacttgaactccggctcTTACCCCTCACatcctacaagcacttatacttgtggagtgaccatcgcaccaagggtgtgcggtggttcAAAGATATTCTTTCAAAAGCCTGGAATGTGGTCAACAGAGTGGAAGTTTTTACAGTagataaaaatgtttttatgttttcttttaagcatgaaGCTGATGTCAGACGAGCTTGGGATAGGAGGCCATGGATCGTCAAAGGAGAACATTTGGTTCTCAAACGATTGATCTGCCAAGGTCAATTTTACAACCACTAAATTTTGGATTCATGTCTTTGGTCTCCCTCTAGACAGGAGGAGCAAAGGAAATCTCCTCAAAACAGGAAGCACAGCAGGCCGAGCTCTAGAAATGGATTTCATTAGTCCTAATGTTGGGGTCTGGAGGAAACATGTAAGGGTAAAGGTAGAAATTGAGAGGGATCGTCTCCCCGATCTATGGATTCCATTTAAGTATGAAAAACTTGGTAACTTCTGTTTTGGGTGTGGATTATTGGGGCACGATATAAAGGAATGCAACGATAAGGTTTAATTGGTACAAAAAGAAGGAATTAAGCTCGGCTTTTATGGGAAGTGGCTCCAAGCTGACAATGAGGAATTCAAACCTGGATTCAATTTGGAAGGTCTAATTCACCATGGCTTAGTGCTTAGTGGCTAGTTTTAGTAGTGACAAGGTGAAGGTGGAGCATTCGGCCAACTTGAGGGAAGTTCCTCGATGGTTCCAAAATGGATTGAGGTATGCAATACATTCTCAACAGTCTAGATCGGAAGTTAAAGAGTTAACTTTAGATATAAACCGCTGGATcaatgaagttaaaaaaaagtttaaaagttgaaagtaaaaaaaaataaagttaatgattttgaaaaagtgaagatGATGTGAGAAGAATTGCATGGTACAATAGCCTTAATTATTGCACCAGATCCCAATCCGGCGCAAAATCAAAGTCTCCaagaataaacaaaattaaaaatagattatATTTTTCTAGATTCTCATTGTGTGGATTCTAATGGCCGGACTTGCTCTCTTTTGGAAAGATGGGGTTGAATTAGAAATTGTGTTTAGATAAGAATGTGATTGTTGATCTTGTGTATTCTGATCCTCCAGATTCTCCGTGGATGTTATTTGCAGTCTACGATGCATATAGGAAAAATAGAAGGTCTAGATTCTGGGACATGCTCAAAAACTTGACAAAAGCCTATTTAGGTCCTTGGGTGATTATTAGTGACCTAAATTGCATCAAAAGAGctaaggagaaaaaaaaggaggcaAATTTGTATCTGAAAGTTTTATCAACTGTCTCAGAGACTTCATATCTAATACAGGGCTAATTGACCTAGATTTCATAGGGCCATCCTTTACTTGGTTTAATCGTCGAGATGGACTAGCCAACATAAAGGAATAACTGGACCAGTGCCTTTGTGATCAATAATGAAAGCTTCTCTTTCCCAAGCCCGATGCCAAACATTTGTGCAATGCCAATTCAAATCATAATCCAATTTTACTTGATACCCACTTTAAGCTAGATAATCTAACTCGGCCATTCCGTTTTGAAGCTATGTGGACCAAAGATGAAGGAAGTAGAGATGTTCAAAATGCTTGGTGGGTGCAGGTGGAGGACTCTCATGGGTTCAAactatctataaaaaaaaactagtaaagATCTAAAGGTGTGGAATAAAAAAGTATTTGGCATGGTCAGGGAAAGAACTAAAGCTCTCCAGTCAGCGATATATGAGATACAACAAAACCCCCTGAAGTGGCTTAGAGAGAGGGATAGGAACACTCGattttttcatctctccactcTTGTTAGAAGAAGAAGGAATCGAATTTCTGAAATAAAACTATAAAGCAGCTCTTGGATTAATAAAAGTGAAGATATCCAAAACTATTTTGTGGAGAATTTCAAACTTTCATACCAGTCCAGTCATCCAAATGGTCTAAAAAATTTGGAGAACCTAATAGAGCCAGGCATCTTAGAGAAGGAAAATAATGAGCTATGTAGAATTACCTCTAGGGAAGAAATAAGAAAggttttttttgggatgaaattTTTGAAAGCCCAAGGTCATGATGGGTTTCCAGTCCTATTTTATAAACACTATTGGGATATCCCGGGGGATCTAGTTGTCTTAGCAACACAAAGCTTTTTATGAAATGGCTGGCTCTTGAAAAACCTCAACCAGGCATATATCTCTCTCATCCCCAATAAAAATGGTGCTTGTAGTTTCAATCATTTTAGGCCAATTAGACTTTGCAATGTATGCTATGAAGTCATTTCCAAAATCTTAGTAAAATAGATTAAAAGTTGACCCTGCTCAAGTGACCTTTGTGCCTAACAGATGGATTATTGAAAATGTGGTTCTGGCTCAAGAGATTGTTCATAGCTTCAAACAGACAGGTAAGAAAAAAGCTTATTTGAGTGTCAAGCTAAACTTTCATAAAGCTTATGATAGAATGGAGTGGAGGTTTCTTATTTTAGTTCTCAAAGCCTTTGGGTTTAATGAGAAATTCTCCAATTTAATTTACCAATGCATCTCTACTATCCAGTTCTCCTTGCTTTTTAATGGGGGTGTTTGCTCAAGTTTTACCCCTTCTCATGGTCTTAGACAGGGAGAACCTATATCCCCATATCTCTTTATTCTCAGCAGTAAGTCCTCATGAGACTTATTAAGAGGGAGATTAGCCAAAACAATTTGTCTAAAGTTAAAGTCACCAGTATGACCCCTCTTATTTCTAAGCTTTGTTACACACATGATGTGATTGTATTTTGTAAGGCCAAATCATTAGACCTGTTTATGCTTAAGAACTatctagttaaatattattcatGGTCTGGTCAAATTAGTGTGGAGAAATTAGGAATGTTTCCTTCCAAAGGAGTTGGCAATCAATTTCTCAATCAgatcaaatttttttggggtctTAACATTCTTCCCCAATACACCACTTCTCTTGGAGTTCTGCTATTCTTCTCCAAAAATAGGTCCCAGGATCTAACATATGTGAAGGAGAAGCTAGAGAGCAAGCTTAGCAATTGGAAGAGGAAGAATTTATCTTGGGCTAGGAGGGCTACTCTTATAAAATACGTGGCTCAATCAATTCCAGCTCACTCAATGTCTGCCATTCAATTTCTGAAAAATATGTGTGATCAACTCAATGTTGTATTTCACATATTGCTGATCCTAAATAGGAGACTGGGGCTTACTGGATCCCAATCTCTTGGTCATCTTTATGCAAGCCGATAAAGGAGGGCGGCTTGGGTTTTTGGATGTTCTAGGATTTCAATTAAGTTCTCCTCTCCAAACTTGCCTGGTGGGTGCTTTTTGGAAAAGATTGCCTTTGTATCAACCTTCTTTGAGATAAATACAAAGTTTGTCATAATTGGCTTAATTATCATGCCTCTAGCAGATCTTCTCTCATTTGGAGAAGTTTAGTTGGCACAAAACAACTTATCTCTAATGCTGCTTGTTTTTTTGGTGGGTAATGGGAACTCTATCAAGATTTGGGAAGATCTATGGGTGCTTGATCTTCCAAACTTTATTCCTACTCCTAAAGCTAGGGTGTGCTCGAAGGAATTCTTGTTGGTTTCTCAAGTTTTGAATCAAAATCATGCAAGTTGGGATATGCATAAACTAAGGTGTTTGTTTGATgattaaactattaattatattctTCGTATCCCAATTTcttctggtttttttttaggattGTTGTTCTTGGATTATGACAAGCTTAGGGATGATTGCAGTTAAATCAGCTTACTGGATTAGTAGAGGCTTTATTCCATTACCATCATTTGATCCCATGAAAGGCAGCATTTGGAAATCAAaaattcttgatagatacaaAATGTTGTTATGGAGAGTAGCAACTAATTTTTTGCCTACTAAGGACAATCTGTGCAGATTTCTTGATGAAGGTGAATTGATCGGTGAATTGATCTATCCTTTATGTAACTCAGAGACTGAATCCATAGTTCATTTGTTTACTATGTGTCCTGTTGCCAAAGCTATCTGGTTCAATAGCCAGTGGGGATTGAGAACATAATTTCTAAGCATAGCCTCAACCTCAGATTTTATTCAATTCTTATTTGCTCCCCCTTTTATAGATAATTCAAATCGAAGTCAAAGGGAGGAATTCTTGCTGTTTGGTGCTATTCTATGTGATTTAATTTGGAGATTGAGAAAGTAGGTTCAGTTTAAAGGTTTGAAAGTTAGACAGGAGGATTTAGTCCCTAGGATCATGAAAGCAGTTGCAGAGCACAAAAATTCTAGAGTTCCTTTGGATTCCCTAGCTTCCTTGGTGGTGAGTGGTCCTCAAAATTGGGTCCCTCCAAATTGTTTATCTATTAAAATCAATGTGGATGGTGTTGTTGGCCCTCATTATTCATCTATGCCTGTAGTAGTTAGAAATTGGAGAGGGGAGTTAGTGTTTGCTTGCTCTCAAAAGTTGAACACCACCTTCCCTCTCCCGGTTGAAGCTAATGCAATTAAATGGATTTTGTTGCCGATGATGCGAAAAATCACCAAGTTGACAATCTCGTCTCACTGGATGGATGATCCTGCGGTGTGTCGTGTCTATGGTCCAAGCCTGCAAGAAAACTTGATAAAGAAGTGTAATACACTGGTGTGGTGTTTGCCAAAAACACTTCGATGCTTAAGTCAAAAAAGAACTGAATGATGTAGAGAGAAAGATGGCTTGGAGCAGTTTTTGGGTAagtatttgtgtgtacctttgGACTCCCCTTCTTTTGTAGTTGTTTTCCCGTCTTTATGGATAATGAATTTTGGCATTTATAGGCAACGGCTAGTGTGTCATGAATGGGGGCTCTGAAGTACACAGCTCACTCATTACCGTTGCTCTGTCTgttactttttatcatcaacGCACACAATAAATGCGTAACGCTTGTTTGGATCGTCATAGACACGGAATGACAATCCCGTGTTATTTTCGACTCATCAGCTGCCCCCTGTTCGTATTCTTGTCTTTAAGACGAGGCAAGAACATATTCGTCCATCGCTTCGTGTTATGTGTTTGGCGCATTTATTGCAAATCAACGTCTTATTCGCTGCACGCCACGTGTATGGTTAGGATGTCTCCTTCGTGTTAGCGAATCTCGACCTTCCTGCGCACATTCTTCagtttatttttcctctttccCTCCTTTTCTCTTTTACCATTTTTTGCTTCTTGTTTTCCTTATTTACAACATTTCAGCTGCTCTAGAGCCTCCTTTTTCATTGAGCCTTCCTCGTTTCCTCCTCATCTTCTGGTAAGTCTTTCACGTTTCTCtttctgttttcattttttaatggtAGACTATTTTGTGGACTGTCCTTCAATCTCTTTTCTCTTTGCTCGTTTGCGTGGTTTGTTTGAGGTTGTAGGTAAACAAGGCCCCGAGGTTGGGCTTTTTGTAGATAAGGATTGCTCTTTTAGGTTCACCTTGCATTCCCTCCTTCCTTTGGTTCATCATTCTATGGGGATTGCCCGACCTTTGATGATGTCTAGGGAGGGtgaggttaggtctagtgaaCTTGAAACAGGTTTATCTTCATCCAAGGATCGTAAGGCTTTTGAGGTCACTTCTCCCTCAACTTTCTATAATGCTTGGAACGTCCGCTGTGTTTTGAGGGGGAAAGATAAGGGTGGGATTAAGAGTAGGTTTCAATTCCCTTCATTAGTCAAGGTTAAGATTCCTAGTGGCAATGATAGGGCTTGTCGTTCTTATGCTAACGAGGTGTGCTTCTTTGAGGCAAACTTTGTCAGTGGTCTTCATTTTCCCATCCATCCCTTTCTCAGGGAGCTATTCAACCATTTGTCGCTTGCTCCCGCCTAACTAGTCCCCAACTCATGGAGGATAGTTATTTCCTGCATGGTGGTGTGGATGTCAATTAATGACGGTGACACCATTAGGATGGATGAATTTTTGCATCTATATCACCTGAGACACTCTAGGGATCTTGGTTATTAGGAGTTCAAACCCTAGGATAAGAGTTCAAGGCTGATTCTTGAATCCCCGTCTTCTCTCTGAAATTGGAAGACGaactttttcttcatctttggTGAAGGTTGGGAGACTGTTCTTGGTAAGGATCCGAGTGAAGCTCCCAAGTTGCTTCATAGTTGGGGGACCCCTGTGTCTAATGCGTCCCTTATTCATTCTCGTGTTTGCGTGTTTCTATGCTCGTGTTGTTTTATAAATCCACTATGTCTTTTTGTAGGTAAAGTTCATCCTAAGCTGAAAAGGCAATATCACGCTCGTCTAGAGAAGGTTAGAAAGTATTTGGAGATCGTCAAGGATTTTGACGATCTCATCTCCCcccaatttttatattttcattttcttggttTGAAACCCTCCAGCAAGGTTCGAAAGGATATTGAGACCGTCAGGATAAGTGAGTACGCCAAtgatattttcttcttcttcttcttcttcttcttcttcttctctctctctctctctctctctctctctctctttatatttatatatatatatatatatatatatatatatatattccattttttttttcaaataggaATGacaaccaaattcaacaaagcAAAACTTGCCAAGGTTCAGGAGAAGAAGGCCATGACTAGTCTGTCTGGTGGCCTTCTGTTAAGGAAATGCCAAAGAAAGAGCGAACCATCCAAGGATGATGTTATGGTGACTTCCCCTGTGGCTAAGTTTCAAGACCGCCACTCTGCCTCACCTTCTTCTTCCTTGGAGCTGATCGTCTCACCTGGGGAGGCTTTAAGACCAAAGCCATGAGTAAGGTCTCGATTGCTTCTTTTTGGGAAGACGGAGGGGCTGCTACGTAGAAGGCTCATGATGTGATCTCCGTGGAGGATCTAGAGCCTTTGATGGGAAGACCTTCTCCCGAGTTGATGTCATCACACGTTCATAAGCTCATGCATGTATGCGTTCTTCTTATGcgcacattttttttaatttgtcacCTATTTGTCGTCGTAGGTGCTAGGAGAGTCCTTGTACATCTCTGAAAAGTAGTTGGACTATGATAAGAAGTTAATTGAGGCCCAATCTAGGATTGCTTCACTTTCTACCGAGAACGAGTCATTGACAATCCAGATCTCCGCTCTTACTGACAAGGTTAAGAAGGGCAAGGATCGTCTAAAGACTTTGGAGGAGAATATTGACACTGAGAAGGCATCTTCAAAATTTAAGGATAGACAAATGGATGAAGCCCTCATGGAGGTCAACAAGGCAGGTTTTGAAGCAGTGGAGAAGTTTAAGGCTTTTGACGAGTTTTTGAATAGGCTCTACGACTACTATGTGGATGGTTTCGAGCTCTTTCGTAAGTATCTGGTGAAGCATCATCCTGAGATGGACTTATCTCAACTCGACATGGAAGAGGTGGAGAAGGAAGTTTTAAAGGATCATCCTTTTAAGGCTACCATGGAAGAACTTTTGGAGGGTCATCCTTCTAGAGTGGCGATGGAGGGCGAGATCCTAACAGATGTAGCTAAAAGCATCCCTACAGATCCTTCCCTCCCTAGTCTTCCTTGACgattttccttatttttgcAAGGCAAAGACATTATATCCCCCTTCTTTTGGCGCTTGTTGTTTTGAGCATATCTACTTGcctttttcctcctttttttttttagcaatattTTGAAGAACCTCTTGAGCTTGTCTATTTTGAGTGCACAATTTATGAAtttgtttggaaattatttttacGACGATCCTGTTGAATGTTGCTGAAGCCATTTCCAAGTCGCATGAAAGGgtcatatatttttatcttctcTTTTAGGTCACATATGAGTGATGatgttattttc
This genomic stretch from Castanea sativa cultivar Marrone di Chiusa Pesio chromosome 1, ASM4071231v1 harbors:
- the LOC142622662 gene encoding uncharacterized protein LOC142622662 gives rise to the protein MFWSTQKIKKYFGALGAMLPPAQGTYLVDMEGFSLTKIIIDAIVGCLTDWTKSFLGKIIFGGNAKVAPSKKKHTTSILDIVVYIFFIYMFILVLQNVCNRNRVPPPPRDGGFPCGQNGGGGNRQRVPPPQGGGLPRGQNGGGGGNRQRVPPPQGGGFPRGQNGGGGGNRQRRNG